The Deltaproteobacteria bacterium genome includes a region encoding these proteins:
- a CDS encoding pantoate--beta-alanine ligase: MKVIQKAQEMHDWAKAQIKQRARIALVPTMGYLHEGHLSLVAIARANADLVIASIFINPTQFSPNEDFAQYPRDLKGDLQKLEVAGVDVVFTPNEGEMYPPGFATYIVPTDLANVLCGISRPHHFRGVCTIVHLLFRMTKAHVAVFGEKDYQQLTIIRRMVCDLWLDVEIIGGPTVREVDGLAKSSRNTYLSADERLDALILFKTLNQIEATFKTGERRVEKLLEQARKNISTVASARIDYIEIVSADDLVKLNIIDRKAICAMAVFIGKTRLIDNRALV; this comes from the coding sequence ATAAAAGTTATTCAAAAAGCCCAAGAAATGCACGATTGGGCAAAAGCCCAAATAAAACAAAGGGCACGCATCGCCCTAGTGCCAACTATGGGTTATCTGCATGAAGGTCACTTATCATTAGTAGCTATCGCGCGTGCAAATGCTGATTTAGTGATTGCTTCGATTTTCATTAACCCTACACAATTTAGCCCTAATGAGGATTTTGCCCAATATCCACGCGATCTTAAGGGGGACTTACAAAAACTTGAAGTTGCTGGTGTGGATGTAGTTTTTACCCCAAATGAAGGCGAAATGTACCCGCCAGGCTTTGCTACTTACATAGTGCCAACTGATCTTGCCAATGTACTTTGTGGTATTTCACGCCCACATCATTTTCGTGGTGTGTGTACAATAGTGCATTTGTTGTTTCGCATGACCAAAGCACATGTTGCTGTTTTTGGCGAAAAAGATTACCAGCAACTCACCATTATTCGTCGCATGGTTTGCGATCTCTGGCTTGATGTTGAGATTATTGGTGGTCCGACTGTACGCGAAGTTGATGGACTAGCAAAAAGTTCTCGCAATACCTATTTATCAGCTGACGAGCGGCTTGATGCTTTAATTTTATTTAAAACACTAAATCAAATTGAAGCGACATTTAAAACCGGCGAACGTCGCGTTGAAAAACTACTTGAACAGGCTCGTAAAAATATCTCTACGGTTGCTAGCGCCCGCATAGATTACATAGAAATTGTTAGCGCTGATGATTTAGTTAAACTTAACATTATTGATCGTAAAGCTATTTGCGCCATGGCTGTCTTCATTGGCAAGACCAGGCTTATTGATAACCGGGCTTTAGTTTAA